The genome window GCGGGCTTCGTGGATGCGGTCGCCCAGCTGGATGTCGTACGCGCCCTCGATGACGTAGAACGTTTCGTCCAGGCCGTCGTGCAGATGCAGCGGCGGGCCGCCGCCCGGCGGCGTGGTCAGCTCGAAGAAGGAGAACAGCCCGCCGGTGTCCGCGGAGCGGAGCAGGACGCGCCCCTCCTCCACGGTCCACCGGACCGGCTCGACCTCATCGCGCACGATCACCTTGCCTGGCCTGATGGTCATGCTCAACTCCCCTGTTCCGGCGCCCTCTCGGGTTTCGTCACGAGGGTGTGCCCAGCCGCTGGAGTCCGCCTCGAATCCCGGCGGTCAGGTGCGCAGCAGCACCGCCTTGCCCCTGAACTCCCGATTCGCCCACGCCTCGAAGACATCCGGTGTACGGCACCAGTCGTCGATCCTGCCGATCACCGGGCGCAGGCGGCCGTCGGCGACGAGGGAGACGAGGAGCGCGAGGTCCTCGCCCTTGGTCTCCTCGGGGTGTTCGCTGATGAACCCCTGGATCCTGGCGTTGTGGCCGCGCATCGCGAAGTCCTTGAGGCGCAGTTCGGTCGGACCGTTGTGGCCGCCGTAGACGACCGCGATACCGTCGGGGACGAGCAGGCGTACGGCGTCGGTGAGCAGGGGGCCGGCGACGCCGTCGAGGATGAGGTGGAAGGGACCGAGGGCCGGGTCGCGCAGGCACGTGACGACCTGGTGGGCGCCCAACTTCCTTGCTTCCGCCGCCCGTTCTTCGCCGCTGACGTGGGCGGTGACCGTCGCCCCTGACATGGCGGCGAGCTGGACGGCGAACTGGCCGACCCCGCCGGTGGCCCCGGTGACCAGGACCCGGCGCCCGAGAACCGCCCCGCCGACCCGTAGCGCGCGCAGCGCCGTGAGGCCGGCGATGGGCAGGGTCGCGGCCTGTTCGTGGGCGACCCGCTCGTCCAGCACGGCCGAGCGGTGCACGGGCACGGCGACCCGCTCCGCCCAGCCCTCCCAGTCGACCCGGGCCACCACCCGGGCGCCGGCCGGCGGACCGCTGCCGTCCGCCGCCGGTCGCAGCACGACGCCGGCGACGTCCTGTCCGGGGCGCCAGCCGTCGGGCCGCTCCTCGAAAAGTTTGGTCTCGCCGGGGTTGACGGCGTAGGCGCGTACGTCGAGGAGGAACTCCCCTGGTCCGGGCTGCGGTTCGGGCAGGTCGTCGGCGAGCCGGAGACCTGCCCGTGCCGTACTGTCGGTGATGAAGCCGCGCATCCGCGCCCTTCTCTCGTCACTGTCTACGGTGCTCAGGCCGACGCCTCCGCGGCGACCGTCGGCGAGCTGTCCGCCGCGGCGGCGGGCTTGGCCGCGGGCCGGGTCAGCAGCGCGGTCAGCCCGGCCATCACGGCGATCAGCGCGAGGTTGATCCAGACGACGGTCTCCGCCGCGGAGGCGAAGTCCGCGCGTCCGGTGTGCGAGCCGAGCACGGAGAAGAACACGGTGCCGAGCACGGCGAGGCCCGCTGTACCCGCGAACTGCTGGGTCGTGTTCAGCATGCCGGAGGCGACGCCCGCCTGCTGCGGCCGCACCCCGCCGAGGGTGGCCCCGATCAGCAGCGGCAGCACCAGCGTGTTGCCGAAGCCGAGCAGCGCTAGGCCGATGACCAGCCAGGCCACGTTGATGTCGCCGCCCAGAGCCTGCAGCGCCGTACCGATGAACACCATGCCCACGGCGGTGATCGCGCAGCCGAGCAGCATCGCTCCCCGGGCGCCGATCTTGGGCACGAGGCGCCGGCCCGCCACCGGTCCCGCCATGCCGAGCACGGCCATCGGCCCGAAGGCGAGGCCCGCCTGCAGGGCGCTGAGGCCGAGGCCGGACTGCAGGAGAAGGCTCAGTACGAAGATGCCGCTGGTGAAGGAGGCCATGAAGGCGACGTTGACACCGAGCCCGAGGCTGAAGCCGCGGTTGCGGAACAGGGCCAGGTCGAGCAGCGGGTCGCCGCCGCGTCCGCCGAGCCGGCGCTCCCACAGGATCGCGGCGATGCCCACGGGCACGGAGGCGGCGAGCGAGATCCAGGTCCACAGCGGCCAGTGCTGACCGCGGCCGAGGACCATCGGGACCAGGGCGAGGGCGAGCGCTCCGGAGACGCCGACCACGCCGAGCGGGTCGAGGCCGGGGCGCCGTCCGGTGTCGGCCTGGGGCAGCAGCCGCAGGGCGAAGGCGACGACGACCACGCCGACGGGCAGGTTGAGGAAGAAGATGACCCGCCAGCCCAGCCCGAACACGTCCGCGCTGAGGAGCAGCCCGCCGAGGACCTGACCGCAGACGCCGGCGAGACCGGCGACCACGCCGAACCAGGACAGCGCGCGCATGCGCTCCTCCCCGGGGAAGACCGAGGTGATCAGGGCGAGGACCTGCGGGACCATCGCGGCCGCGGTGAGTCCCTGCAGCAGCCGCGCGGCCACCAGTTCGCCGGGGCTCTGGGCGAGTCCGCACAGCACGGAGGCGAGGGTGAAGCTCGCCATGCCGATCAGGAACATCCGCCGGTGGCTGAGCAGGTCGCCGAGCCGGCCGCCGAGGACGAGGCCTGCTGCGTACGTGAACGAGTAGCCGCCCACGATCAGTTCCAGCGTGGCCTCGTTCGCGTTCAGGTCGTGCTGGAGCGAGGGGATGGCGACGTTGATGACGTTGAGGTCGAACCCGTACATGAAGGTCGCCGACAGGATGACCGGAAGCATCAGCCATCGGCGCGGGTCTGGGGTGGTCACGGTGCCTCCAGAGCGGAAGTTTCAAATACTTCGAAGAGGTCGATAATCATCGAACTGTGCGATGGTTATCGAAGAGTACGATGGATGTAGAACTCTGCGCAACGGTGAACTAGGCTGGCCCGCATGAGTGATGAGGTCTTCCACCCGGCGGTCGAGGACCTGCCCCTGTCCAAGGTGCTCGCCGCGCTCGCCGACCCGGCCCGTCTCGCGATGGTCCGTGCCGTGGCCGCGACGGACGGCGTGTCCTGCACCCGGCTGGGGCAGGACGCCGGTCTCGAACTGAGCAAGTCGACGATGTCCCACCATCAGCGGATCCTGCGCGAGTCGGGGATCACCCGGACCCGGGTGCAGGGATCGCACCGGATCCTGAGGCTGCGCCGCGAGGAGTTGGACGCGCGCTTTCCGGGGCTGCTGGACGCGGTGCTGGCGGCCCCGGCCGAGCCGGTCCCGGTGCGGGCTGCGCGGCGCGAGCGGGTGAACGCCCATTAGGCGCTTCGAGATTGGCCGTCGGGCTGCGGGTCCGTTGTGGCCGGTCACGGCAGTCCCCCCGCCCCTCAGGGGCGCCACAGAGCCCTCAGCGGTTCGTCAAGCTCCAGGGCTCCCCGTCGAGGACCAACCCCGCATATCCCCGCGCTGCCGGTTCCCACTGCAGCACCGCGTGTCCTGACGCCGCGTTCGCGTCCCGCCAGAAGCGCTGGAAGTCTCCCGACTCGCTCTGGGCCCGGGTGCCGGCGGTGCGGGCCAGTCGTCCCACCGCGTCAAGCAGCAGCTCCACCGCCAGTACGTGGTCGCGCTGGGCGCGCGCCGCGGTCAGCGAAGACGGCCGCCCGCGTCGGCGTCCGCCGCGGCGCGCTCCAGGAGCAGGCGCGCGGCGTCGATCTCACCGGCCGCGCGGGCCAGGGTCAGCTCGCTCGTCGCGTCCTGGCCGCCGGAGATCCGCTCCGTCGACGGCGCCACCCGTCGCTTCTGCGCGACCGCGCCCGACCAGCTGTGCAGGGCGCCCTCGGCCGCGCCGAGCACCGGTGCCGCGAAGGACAGGCCGCTCACGCTCTTCAGCGGCACGCGGTTGACGTGCGCCTCCGAGGCGACGGGCTGCCCGGCGAGCAGGTCGGCCCGGGCGAAGGTGTGCTCGCGGGGGACGTAGGTGGGCTCCAGGGCGAGGGTGTCGCTGCCGGTGCCGCGCATTCCGACCGTGAACCAGGTCTCCTCGATCGTGTAGGCGGCCCGGGGCACGAGCAGGAAGCGGACATCCCGGCCGCCGTCGGCCGTCGGCACCGGGCAGCACAGCAGGGCGTGGTCGGAGGCGTGGATCCCGCTGAGGAACGCCCACTTGCCGTCGATCTCCCAACCTCCGGTCACCGCACGGGCGTTGCCGCCCGGCATCAGGGCGCCGACCACGAAGGCGTCGGGCCCGTCGGCCCAGACGGCCCGCTGTCCCTCCTCGGGCAGAAAGCCGGCCATGCGGCCGAGGGTCGCGGCGATCGACGCGCACCAGGCGGCCGAGGCGTCACCCGCGGCGACGTCGGCCACCTCGCGCACGAACGTGCCGAAGGAGCCTTCGGTACCGCCCCAGCGGGCGGGCACGAAGTGCCGGGCGAAGCCGCCGGCCCGGATCGCCTCCGTCACCTCCGGG of Streptomyces cynarae contains these proteins:
- a CDS encoding MFS transporter, producing the protein MTTPDPRRWLMLPVILSATFMYGFDLNVINVAIPSLQHDLNANEATLELIVGGYSFTYAAGLVLGGRLGDLLSHRRMFLIGMASFTLASVLCGLAQSPGELVAARLLQGLTAAAMVPQVLALITSVFPGEERMRALSWFGVVAGLAGVCGQVLGGLLLSADVFGLGWRVIFFLNLPVGVVVVAFALRLLPQADTGRRPGLDPLGVVGVSGALALALVPMVLGRGQHWPLWTWISLAASVPVGIAAILWERRLGGRGGDPLLDLALFRNRGFSLGLGVNVAFMASFTSGIFVLSLLLQSGLGLSALQAGLAFGPMAVLGMAGPVAGRRLVPKIGARGAMLLGCAITAVGMVFIGTALQALGGDINVAWLVIGLALLGFGNTLVLPLLIGATLGGVRPQQAGVASGMLNTTQQFAGTAGLAVLGTVFFSVLGSHTGRADFASAAETVVWINLALIAVMAGLTALLTRPAAKPAAAADSSPTVAAEASA
- a CDS encoding zinc-binding dehydrogenase, which encodes MRGFITDSTARAGLRLADDLPEPQPGPGEFLLDVRAYAVNPGETKLFEERPDGWRPGQDVAGVVLRPAADGSGPPAGARVVARVDWEGWAERVAVPVHRSAVLDERVAHEQAATLPIAGLTALRALRVGGAVLGRRVLVTGATGGVGQFAVQLAAMSGATVTAHVSGEERAAEARKLGAHQVVTCLRDPALGPFHLILDGVAGPLLTDAVRLLVPDGIAVVYGGHNGPTELRLKDFAMRGHNARIQGFISEHPEETKGEDLALLVSLVADGRLRPVIGRIDDWCRTPDVFEAWANREFRGKAVLLRT
- a CDS encoding ArsR/SmtB family transcription factor; amino-acid sequence: MSDEVFHPAVEDLPLSKVLAALADPARLAMVRAVAATDGVSCTRLGQDAGLELSKSTMSHHQRILRESGITRTRVQGSHRILRLRREELDARFPGLLDAVLAAPAEPVPVRAARRERVNAH
- a CDS encoding cupin domain-containing protein, which translates into the protein MTIRPGKVIVRDEVEPVRWTVEEGRVLLRSADTGGLFSFFELTTPPGGGPPLHLHDGLDETFYVIEGAYDIQLGDRIHEARPGTLLYGPRGIGHGFRNISDGPSRMLCISTPGGTEAMFEGLAELLGRGTPPDRAAIEALVARHDVTYLGRPGEALTGVRAG